A genome region from Meriones unguiculatus strain TT.TT164.6M chromosome 2, Bangor_MerUng_6.1, whole genome shotgun sequence includes the following:
- the Npy2r gene encoding neuropeptide Y receptor type 2 — MGPVGTEADENQTAEAKVESYGPGHTTPGGEQPPDPEPELIDSTKLIEVQVVLIVAYCSIILLGVVGNSLVIHVVIKFKSMRTVTNFFIANLAVADLLVNTLCLPFTLTYTLMGEWKMGPVLCHLVPYAQGLAVQVSTITLTVIALDRHRCIVYHLESKISKRISFLIIGLAWGISALLASPLAIFREYSLIEIIPDFEIVACTEKWPGEEKSMYGTVYSLSTLLILYVLPLCIITFSYIRIWSKLKNHVSPGAAGDHYHQRRHKTTKMLVCVVVVFAVSWLPLHAFQLAVDIDSHVLDLKEYKLIFTVLHIIAMCSTFANPLLYGWMNSNYRKAFLSAFRCEQRLDAIHSEVSMTFKAKKNLEVKKNNGPTDSFSEATNV; from the coding sequence ATGGGCCCAGTAGGTACAGAGGCAGACGAGAATCAAACTGCAGAAGCGAAGGTGGAGTCCTACGGGCCAGGGCACACCACTCCTGGAGGAGAGCAGCCCCCTGATCCGGAGCCGGAGCTCATAGACAGCACCAAGCTGATTGAGGTGCAGGTGGTCCTCATAGTGGCCTATTGCTCCATCATCTTGCTGGGGGTAGTTGGCAACTCCCTGGTAATCCACGTGGTAATCAAATTCAAGAGCATGCGCACAGTAACCAACTTTTTTATTGCCAACCTGGCTGTGGCGGATCTTCTGGTGAACACCCTGTGCCTGCCGTTCACCCTTACCTATACTTTAATGGGGGAGTGGAAAATGGGTCCAGTCCTGTGCCATCTGGTGCCCTATGCCCAGGGCCTAGCAGTTCAAGTGTCCACAATAACGCTGACAGTCATTGCTCTGGACCGCCATCGCTGTATTGTCTACCACCTGGAGAGTAAGATCTCCAAGCGAATCAGCTTCCTAATTATTGGCCTGGCCTGGGGCATCAGTGCCCTGCTGGCAAGTCCCCTGGCCATCTTCCGGGAGTACTCACTGATTGAGATCATTCCTGACTTTGAGATTGTGGCCTGCACTGAGAAGTGGCCCGGGGAGGAGAAGAGTATGTATGGCACAGTCTACAGCCTTTCCACCTTGCTAATCCTCTACGTTTTGCCTCTGTGCATCATAACTTTCTCCTACATCCGTATATGGAGTAAGCTGAAGAACCATGTCAGTCCTGGAGCTGCCGGTGACCATTACCATCAGCGAAGGCACAAAACCACGAAGATGCTGGTGTGCGTAGTAGTGGTGTTTGCGGTCAGCTGGCTGCCCCTCCATGCCTTCCAGCTCGCTGTGGACATTGACAGCCATGTCCTGGACCTGAAGGAGTACAAGCTCATCTTCACAGTGCTCCACATTATTGCCATGTGCTCCACTTTCGCCAACCCCCTTCTCTACGGCTGGATGAACAGCAACTACAGAAAAGCTTTCCTCTCTGCCTTCCGCTGTGAGCAGAGGCTGGACGCCATTCACTCAGAGGTGTCCATGACCTTCAAGGCCAAAAAGAACCTGGAAGTCAAAAAGAACAATGGTCCCACTGACTCTTTCTCAGAGGCTACTAACGTCTAA